In Notamacropus eugenii isolate mMacEug1 chromosome 1, mMacEug1.pri_v2, whole genome shotgun sequence, one genomic interval encodes:
- the LOC140526710 gene encoding olfactory receptor 2D2-like, translating into MNQTNQTWVTEFFLLGLSDDPQTQRLLFILFLAVYLGTLLGNLLLTSLVVFDSQLHTPMYFFLCNLSLSDFCFSTTTVPQTLIHMLSSKKSISFTGCAAQVLLFLFFGSTVCVLLGVMSYDRYLAICDPMHYSLVMTWKVCGLFAIGCWSSGLVASAVDSTFIFSLPYHGDNQIPHFFCEAPSLLALASADIHRTEMVIFFVGVVIIVTPLLLILISYMFIIVSVVRMKTVSGRLKAFSTCGSHLIVVILFYGSAITTYMTPKSSQELGKMISVLYSVINPMLNPLIYSLRNKDVKKAFRNVANRTPLCRT; encoded by the coding sequence ATGAACCAGACCAACCAGACCTGGGTGACAGAATTCTTCCTCTTAGGACTTTCTGATGACCCACAGACTCAGCGGCTACTCTTCATATTGTTCCTGGCAGTCTACTTGGGCACACTACTTGGAAACCTCCTCCTCACATCCTTGGTTGTGTTTGACTCACAGCTCCATACAcccatgtatttcttcctgtgtAATTTATCTCTGTCTGACTTCTGCTTCTCAACCACCACTGTTCCCCAAACTCTAATCCACATGCTGTCTAGCAAGAAATCAATTTCTTTCACAGGCTGTGCAGCTCaagttcttctctttctgttctttggAAGTACAGTGTGTGTTTTATTAGGTGTGATGTCCTATGATCGTTACTTGGCAATCTGTGATCCCATGCACTATTCCCTCGTCATGACATGGAAGGTGTGTGGCCTTTTCGCCATAGGGTGCTGGTCTAGTGGCCTTGTTGCATCTGCAGTGGACAGTACATTCATATTTAGCCTCCCTTACCATGGAGACAATCAGATTCCTCATTTCTTCTGTGAGGCCCCATCTCTTTTGGCTTTGGCTTCTGCAGATATTCACAGAACAGAGATGGTCATTTTCTTTGTAGGTGTAGTGATTATCGTTACACCTTTGCTCTTGATCTTGATCTCATATATGTTCATCATAGTGTCTGTGGTCAGGATGAAGACAGTCTCTGGGAGACTGAAGGCCTTCTCCACCTGTGGCTCCCACCTCATTGTGGTCATCCTATTTTATGGGTCAGCAATCACCACCTATATGACACCTAAGTCTTCACAGGAACTAGGGAAGATGATATCTGTGCTCTATTCTGTGATAAACCCTATGCTTAATCCCCTCATATATAGCCTGAGGAACAAAGATGTGAAGAAGGCGTTCAGGAATGTAGCCAACAGGACACCATTGTGCAGGACCTGA